In the Mycolicibacter sp. MU0102 genome, one interval contains:
- the dusB gene encoding tRNA dihydrouridine synthase DusB translates to MVQAKPALRIGSLQLASPVVLAPMAGVTNVAFRTLCRELEQSRAGTVSGLYVCEMVTARALVERHPATLHMTTFGPEESPRSLQLYTVDPDTTYAAAKMIADEGLADHIDMNFGCPVPKVTRLGGGSALPYKRRLFGNIVAAAVRGAAGTDIPVTVKFRIGIDDAHHTHLDAGRIAEAEGAAAVALHARTASQRYSGTADWEQIAALKAQVRSIPVLGNGDIFEAGDALAMMAATGCDGVVIGRGCLGRPWLFGELSAAFAGRPTPTPPTLGEVADIIRRHGELLAQHFGEDKGMREIRKHVAWYLHGFPAGSELRRELAMVTTLSELDELLKQLDGSVPFPAAATGPRGRQGSPAKVTLPEGWLDDPDDCAVPAGADIMHSGG, encoded by the coding sequence CTGGTGCAGGCAAAGCCGGCGCTGCGGATCGGTTCGCTTCAGCTTGCCAGTCCCGTGGTGCTGGCCCCGATGGCCGGCGTCACCAACGTCGCATTCCGCACGCTCTGCCGCGAGCTCGAACAGTCTCGGGCCGGAACGGTCAGCGGGCTCTATGTCTGCGAGATGGTGACCGCACGCGCGCTCGTCGAACGGCACCCCGCCACCCTGCACATGACGACGTTTGGGCCGGAGGAGTCACCGCGCTCGCTGCAGCTCTACACCGTCGACCCCGACACCACTTACGCCGCGGCGAAGATGATCGCCGATGAAGGGCTCGCCGACCATATCGACATGAATTTCGGCTGCCCGGTGCCCAAGGTGACCCGCCTCGGCGGCGGGTCGGCGCTGCCGTACAAGCGCCGGCTCTTCGGCAACATCGTCGCCGCGGCGGTACGCGGCGCGGCCGGCACCGACATTCCGGTGACCGTGAAATTCCGGATCGGCATCGACGACGCCCACCACACCCACCTGGACGCCGGACGCATCGCCGAGGCCGAAGGGGCCGCAGCGGTGGCCCTGCACGCCCGGACCGCGTCACAGCGCTACTCCGGCACCGCCGACTGGGAGCAGATCGCGGCGCTCAAAGCGCAGGTCCGCTCCATTCCGGTACTGGGCAACGGCGACATCTTCGAAGCCGGCGACGCCCTGGCCATGATGGCGGCGACTGGTTGCGACGGGGTGGTGATCGGCCGCGGTTGCCTGGGTCGCCCATGGTTGTTCGGCGAGCTCTCGGCGGCTTTCGCGGGCCGACCCACACCGACCCCACCCACGTTGGGCGAAGTCGCCGACATCATCCGCCGCCACGGCGAACTGCTGGCCCAGCACTTCGGCGAGGACAAGGGCATGCGCGAGATCCGCAAGCATGTCGCCTGGTACCTGCACGGATTCCCCGCCGGTTCCGAGCTGCGGCGCGAGCTGGCGATGGTGACCACGCTGTCCGAGCTCGACGAACTGCTCAAGCAGCTGGACGGATCGGTCCCCTTCCCCGCGGCCGCTACCGGCCCCCGCGGGAGACAGGGCTCACCGGCCAAGGTCACCCTGCCCGAAGGATGGTTGGACGACCCCGATGACTGTGCGGTGCCGGCCGGGGCGGACATTATGCACTCGGGTGGCTGA
- a CDS encoding LCP family protein — MSDGDNATPGRWAPEGHDDGDHQLMTMTPPGPAPWERWQNSSEETPVPHRRNASRRRNGSVSVADLIARVNAEPPPSGGRSQRRATSAPPEPEVAEFVEHVEPAEPASVSEVSEPEAEYTALEIADVPAPMPDITEVAYPSEVPDLDRIHGTSLEPAGAPDWDELAPATEAPGLYGGPEMQRGLYGGPSFASPPSSLAEPPGVEPEMPPVRIDPPRRTPPADAEPAPHGPHHRAKLAGRAVAAMMAILALVLTGSAWQWSSSKNRSLNHVSALDPDSHDILDAAGQYGDENFLIVGADTRAGANSDVGAGSTDDAEGARSDTIMLVNIPANRKRVVVVSFPRDLAITPIQCEVWNSATGAYGPIYDEDTGTYSDDVVYTETKLNSTYAFGGPKCLVKEIQKLSGLAINRFMAVDFVGFGKMVDALGGVEVCTPSPLYDLVLGSVLEDTGRQRVNGGTALNYVRARHVTTEDNGDYGRIKRQQLFLSSLLRSLISTNTFFSPTKLNNVVNMFIGDSSVDNVTTKDLVNLGQSLQKVAAGHITFVTVPTSETDENGDEVPRMDDVRALFDAIINDDPLPGENDHNATSVPTTAAASPTTPSTSLPGSPATPVIRPLSEQVHAVTTSPADVTVRVSNATEQSGLAGATSEGLQQWGFNVDNADDYPGTVKATKVLYSPGNEQAAATVSSALSGAPIERVSGLGSIVRVVLGSDFRTVTKPVASGSQVSVQLNRGASVEPTELPDDLTVTNAADTTCE, encoded by the coding sequence ATGAGTGACGGCGACAACGCCACTCCTGGCCGCTGGGCGCCGGAGGGCCACGATGACGGCGACCATCAGCTGATGACGATGACACCGCCTGGACCCGCACCTTGGGAACGCTGGCAGAACTCGTCTGAGGAAACCCCCGTCCCGCACCGGCGAAACGCGTCCCGGCGTCGCAACGGGTCGGTGAGCGTCGCCGACCTGATCGCCAGGGTCAACGCCGAGCCTCCGCCTTCGGGTGGACGCAGCCAACGCCGAGCCACCTCAGCCCCGCCCGAGCCGGAAGTGGCCGAGTTCGTCGAGCACGTGGAGCCGGCGGAGCCCGCCAGCGTATCCGAGGTATCCGAGCCCGAAGCCGAGTACACCGCGCTCGAAATCGCCGATGTACCGGCCCCGATGCCCGACATCACCGAAGTGGCCTACCCGTCGGAAGTGCCCGACCTCGACCGTATTCACGGCACGTCACTCGAGCCGGCCGGTGCCCCCGACTGGGACGAGTTGGCGCCTGCCACCGAGGCGCCGGGCCTATACGGCGGTCCCGAGATGCAGCGGGGCCTATACGGCGGTCCCAGCTTCGCCTCTCCTCCGTCGAGCCTCGCTGAACCGCCGGGTGTCGAGCCTGAGATGCCGCCGGTGCGGATCGACCCGCCTCGCCGCACACCGCCGGCGGACGCCGAACCGGCCCCGCACGGGCCCCACCACCGGGCAAAGCTCGCGGGCCGGGCGGTCGCGGCCATGATGGCAATCCTCGCCCTGGTGCTCACCGGGTCGGCATGGCAGTGGAGTTCGTCGAAGAACCGCAGCCTCAACCACGTCAGCGCGTTGGACCCCGACTCGCACGACATTCTCGATGCGGCCGGCCAGTACGGCGACGAGAACTTCCTGATCGTCGGCGCGGACACCCGCGCCGGCGCCAACAGCGACGTCGGCGCCGGCAGCACCGACGACGCCGAGGGAGCTCGCTCCGACACGATCATGCTGGTCAACATCCCGGCGAACCGTAAACGCGTGGTGGTGGTGTCGTTCCCCCGCGACCTGGCGATCACCCCGATCCAGTGCGAGGTCTGGAACTCCGCGACCGGCGCCTACGGACCGATCTACGACGAGGACACCGGAACCTACAGCGACGACGTCGTCTACACCGAGACGAAGCTGAACTCGACCTACGCCTTCGGCGGGCCCAAGTGTCTGGTCAAGGAGATCCAGAAGCTGTCCGGACTGGCGATCAACCGGTTCATGGCCGTCGACTTCGTCGGATTCGGCAAGATGGTCGACGCGCTGGGCGGCGTCGAGGTGTGCACCCCCAGCCCGCTCTACGACCTGGTGCTGGGCAGCGTCCTCGAAGACACCGGACGCCAGCGAGTCAACGGCGGCACCGCGTTGAACTACGTGCGGGCTCGGCACGTCACCACCGAGGACAACGGCGACTACGGCCGCATCAAACGCCAGCAGCTGTTCTTGTCGTCGCTGCTGCGTTCGTTGATCTCCACCAACACCTTCTTCTCGCCGACCAAGCTCAACAATGTGGTCAACATGTTCATCGGCGACAGCTCGGTGGACAACGTCACCACCAAGGACCTGGTGAACCTCGGCCAGTCGTTGCAGAAGGTCGCCGCCGGTCACATCACCTTCGTCACGGTGCCGACCAGTGAGACCGATGAGAACGGCGACGAGGTCCCCCGGATGGATGACGTGCGGGCACTGTTCGACGCCATCATCAACGACGACCCCCTACCCGGCGAGAACGACCACAACGCCACCTCGGTCCCCACCACGGCGGCGGCCAGCCCCACCACCCCGTCCACCTCCCTGCCCGGCTCACCGGCCACCCCGGTAATCAGGCCGCTCAGCGAGCAGGTGCACGCGGTCACGACCTCGCCCGCCGATGTCACGGTGCGGGTGTCTAACGCCACCGAGCAGTCCGGCCTGGCCGGCGCCACCTCCGAGGGCCTGCAACAGTGGGGCTTCAACGTCGACAATGCCGACGACTACCCCGGCACCGTCAAGGCCACCAAGGTGCTCTACTCCCCCGGAAACGAGCAGGCCGCCGCCACGGTGTCCTCGGCGCTGTCGGGAGCGCCGATCGAGCGGGTCAGCGGGCTGGGCAGCATCGTCCGTGTTGTCCTGGGTTCAGACTTCCGTACGGTGACCAAGCCGGTGGCCAGCGGCTCGCAGGTCAGCGTGCAACTCAACCGCGGAGCCAGCGTCGAACCGACCGAACTGCCCGACGACCTGACCGTCACCAACGCCGCCGACACCACCTGCGAGTAG
- the phoU gene encoding phosphate signaling complex protein PhoU, with amino-acid sequence MRTAYHEQLSDLAEQLGTMCGLAGAAMERATQALLQADLMLAEQVITDHEQIAAMSTRAEESSFVLLALQAPVAGDLRAIVSSIQMVADIDRMGALALHVAKITRRRHPQHALPEEVNGYFAEMGRLAVELGNSAQEVLLSRDPEKAARIREEDDAMDDLHRHLFSVLMDKEWRHGVAAAVDVTLLGRFYERFADHAVEVARRVIFQATGKFPDEHTLPSSE; translated from the coding sequence ATGCGAACCGCGTACCACGAGCAACTCTCGGATCTGGCCGAACAGCTCGGCACGATGTGCGGCTTGGCCGGGGCAGCAATGGAACGCGCCACACAGGCGCTGCTGCAAGCCGACTTGATGCTGGCCGAACAGGTGATCACCGATCACGAGCAGATCGCCGCGATGAGTACCCGCGCCGAGGAAAGCTCCTTCGTGCTGTTGGCGTTGCAGGCCCCGGTCGCCGGGGATCTGCGCGCCATCGTCAGTTCCATTCAGATGGTGGCCGACATCGACCGGATGGGCGCGTTGGCCCTGCACGTCGCCAAGATCACCCGCCGGCGCCACCCGCAACACGCGCTGCCCGAAGAGGTCAACGGGTACTTCGCCGAAATGGGCAGGCTTGCAGTCGAATTGGGCAACAGTGCCCAAGAGGTGCTGTTGTCGCGCGACCCGGAGAAGGCCGCCCGGATCCGCGAAGAAGACGACGCGATGGACGACCTGCACCGGCATCTGTTCTCGGTGCTGATGGACAAGGAGTGGCGACACGGAGTGGCCGCCGCCGTCGACGTGACGCTACTTGGGCGGTTCTACGAGCGGTTCGCCGACCATGCCGTCGAGGTCGCTCGTCGGGTGATCTTCCAGGCGACCGGTAAGTTCCCCGACGAGCACACCCTGCCATCAAGCGAGTAG
- the hrpA gene encoding ATP-dependent RNA helicase HrpA: protein MVEPSVAQLRTLLDELTLRDAAYFGRRLKDLRGGKPEQVRKLAERMGEAQALVAARRAAVPDVRYPDLPVSGRRDEIAAAIRDHQVVVVAGETGSGKTTQLPKICLELGRGIRGTIGHTQPRRLAARTVAQRIADELSSPLGDVVGYAVRFTDRVSDRTLIKLMTDGILLAELERDRRLLRYDTLIIDEAHERSLNIDFLLGYLRELLPRRPDLKVIITSATIEPQRFAAHFDDGRGGGPAPIVEVSGRSYPVEIRYRPLELPVSSEAGDDPDDPDQEIIRTETRDEIEAIVDAVHELSAEPPGDILVFLSGEREIRDTAEALGGLTNTEILPLYARLSTAEQQKVFAPARAGRRIVLATNVAETSLTVPGIRYVIDPGNARISRYSRRLKVQRLPIEPISQASAAQRSGRCGRTAPGVCIRLYSEVDFDTRPRYTDPEVLRTNLAAVLLRMASLRLGAVEDFGFLDPPDSRSIRDGVALLVELGAFTAQGAITDVGRRLARLPVDPRLGRMILAAETEGCVREMLVLAAALTIPDPRERPVDREEAARAKHARFVDDDSDFTAYLNLWSYLSEQRKSLSGSAFRRMCRNEFLHYLRIREWQDLVGQLRSIAADIGIRESGEPAQPAAVHAALLAGLLSHVGMRRDDGREFAGARNSKFVLAPGSVLAKRPPRWTMVAELVETSRLFGRTAARIQPETVERVAADLVQRSYSEPHWDAKRGEVMAFEKVTLYGLPLVARRRVGYARVEPAVARELFIRHALVEGDWVARHRFLADNAALRTQLQELEDRVRRRDLIVDDDTVYDLYDTRIPAEVVSARHFDGWWKKQQKATPELLTFTRDELLRADETLGADRPDSWATADLALPLTYRFEPGAADDGVTVHVPIDVLARLGGDEFAWQVPALREELITALIRSLPKDLRRNFVPAPDTARAVLSAIGPGEPLLESLIHELRRRTGVLVPIDAFDLTKLPAHLRVTFAVEAADGTEVARGKDLGVLQDRLASSAREAVADAVGAELERSGLRGWPDDLDTLPRAVQRVVAGRAVRGFPAFVDAGDTAQLRVFSTEAQQRSALGPGIRRLLRCDVPLPVKAVERELDSRTRLMLKANPNGTLAALIDDCADAATDALTQAPVWTRDEYIALRNRVAAALVPTTVDVVTRVAQVLAAARDTQVVLPAQPPPGQAEAIADIVDQLGALLAPGFVTATGRAHLGDLVRYLTAVRRRVEQLPRALQADREKMARVHAVQDAYRDLLATLPTARHRDSDVRDIARQIQELRVSLWAQQLGTPRPVSEQRIYRAIDALLA, encoded by the coding sequence GTGGTCGAACCGTCCGTCGCGCAGTTGCGCACGCTCCTCGATGAGCTGACCCTGCGAGACGCGGCCTACTTCGGACGGCGACTGAAGGACCTGCGTGGCGGAAAGCCCGAGCAGGTGCGAAAGCTGGCCGAGCGGATGGGCGAGGCGCAAGCGCTGGTTGCCGCTCGGCGTGCGGCGGTACCGGACGTCCGCTATCCCGATCTGCCGGTCAGCGGCCGCCGCGACGAGATCGCCGCGGCGATCAGGGACCACCAGGTCGTGGTGGTGGCCGGCGAGACCGGCTCAGGCAAAACCACCCAGTTGCCCAAGATCTGCCTGGAGCTCGGCCGCGGCATTCGGGGCACCATCGGCCATACCCAACCGCGGCGGCTGGCCGCCCGCACCGTCGCTCAGCGTATCGCTGACGAATTGTCCAGCCCGCTAGGCGATGTCGTCGGGTACGCGGTCCGGTTCACCGACCGGGTGTCCGATCGGACCCTGATCAAACTGATGACCGACGGCATCCTGCTCGCCGAGCTCGAACGGGACCGGCGGTTGCTTCGCTACGACACGCTGATCATCGACGAGGCACATGAGCGCAGCCTCAACATCGACTTTTTGCTCGGCTACCTGCGCGAGTTGTTGCCGCGTCGCCCAGACCTGAAGGTGATCATCACCTCGGCCACCATCGAACCTCAGCGTTTCGCAGCGCATTTCGATGATGGGCGCGGCGGTGGCCCAGCGCCGATCGTCGAGGTGTCCGGCCGCAGCTACCCGGTGGAAATCCGGTATCGCCCACTGGAGCTGCCGGTCAGCTCGGAGGCCGGTGATGACCCGGATGACCCGGATCAGGAGATCATCCGGACCGAAACCCGCGACGAGATCGAGGCGATCGTCGATGCGGTGCACGAACTGTCCGCCGAACCACCCGGCGACATTCTGGTGTTCCTCTCTGGTGAGCGCGAGATCCGCGACACCGCAGAGGCTCTCGGCGGTCTGACCAATACCGAGATTCTGCCGCTGTATGCGCGGCTGTCGACTGCCGAACAGCAGAAGGTATTCGCCCCGGCGCGCGCAGGTCGGCGGATTGTGCTGGCCACCAACGTGGCTGAGACATCGCTGACGGTACCGGGCATCCGCTACGTGATCGATCCGGGCAATGCGCGAATTTCGCGCTACAGTCGCCGGCTGAAGGTTCAGCGGCTACCGATCGAACCCATTTCGCAGGCGTCGGCTGCGCAGCGCAGCGGCCGATGTGGCCGAACTGCCCCCGGGGTATGCATCCGGCTCTACAGCGAAGTCGACTTCGACACTCGACCGCGCTACACCGACCCCGAGGTGCTGCGCACGAACCTGGCCGCAGTGCTGTTGCGGATGGCGTCGCTGCGGCTGGGTGCGGTGGAAGACTTCGGCTTCCTCGACCCGCCTGATTCGCGCAGCATCCGCGACGGGGTCGCGCTGCTGGTCGAGCTCGGCGCGTTCACCGCGCAGGGAGCGATCACCGATGTCGGCCGCCGGCTGGCCCGGCTGCCGGTGGACCCGCGTTTGGGCCGGATGATCCTGGCCGCTGAGACCGAGGGCTGTGTCCGAGAGATGCTCGTGCTCGCCGCCGCCCTGACCATTCCCGATCCCCGGGAGCGGCCAGTTGATCGAGAGGAGGCGGCCCGGGCCAAGCATGCCCGGTTCGTCGACGACGATTCCGACTTCACCGCTTATCTCAACCTGTGGTCGTATCTGTCAGAGCAGCGGAAATCTCTGAGCGGCAGTGCGTTTCGCCGGATGTGCCGCAATGAGTTCCTGCACTACCTGCGGATCCGGGAGTGGCAGGACCTGGTGGGGCAGCTGCGCAGCATCGCAGCCGATATCGGCATCCGTGAATCCGGTGAGCCCGCTCAGCCGGCAGCCGTCCACGCTGCGTTGCTGGCCGGGTTGCTCTCGCACGTCGGGATGCGGCGCGACGACGGTCGGGAGTTCGCCGGCGCACGCAACTCGAAATTCGTGCTGGCGCCCGGTTCGGTGCTGGCGAAACGACCACCGCGCTGGACGATGGTGGCCGAGCTGGTGGAGACCAGCCGGCTGTTCGGGCGGACCGCCGCGCGCATCCAGCCGGAAACCGTCGAGCGGGTGGCGGCAGATCTGGTGCAGCGCAGTTACAGCGAACCGCATTGGGACGCCAAGCGCGGCGAGGTGATGGCCTTCGAAAAGGTGACGCTTTACGGGCTGCCGCTGGTGGCGCGCCGCCGGGTCGGCTACGCCCGGGTGGAGCCGGCGGTGGCTCGTGAGCTGTTCATCCGGCACGCGCTGGTGGAGGGCGACTGGGTGGCCCGGCACCGATTCCTCGCCGACAATGCCGCGCTGCGCACCCAACTGCAGGAGCTGGAGGACAGAGTTCGTCGTCGCGATCTGATCGTCGATGACGACACCGTGTATGACCTCTACGACACAAGGATTCCCGCTGAGGTGGTCTCGGCACGGCACTTCGACGGCTGGTGGAAAAAGCAGCAGAAGGCCACACCCGAGCTGCTGACCTTTACTCGCGACGAGTTGCTGCGGGCCGACGAGACACTCGGCGCTGACCGGCCGGACAGTTGGGCGACCGCGGATCTCGCGTTGCCGCTGACCTATCGCTTCGAGCCGGGCGCTGCCGACGACGGGGTCACCGTCCACGTACCGATCGATGTGCTGGCACGCCTCGGCGGCGACGAGTTCGCCTGGCAGGTACCGGCGCTGCGCGAAGAGCTGATCACCGCACTGATCCGATCCCTGCCAAAGGACCTGCGACGCAACTTCGTTCCCGCCCCCGACACGGCCCGCGCGGTGCTCTCGGCGATCGGGCCGGGCGAGCCGCTGCTGGAGTCGCTGATACATGAGCTTCGTCGCCGCACCGGTGTGTTGGTCCCGATCGATGCCTTCGACCTGACCAAGCTTCCCGCGCACTTGAGGGTCACCTTCGCCGTGGAGGCCGCAGACGGCACCGAGGTGGCTCGCGGCAAGGACCTCGGCGTCTTGCAGGATCGACTGGCGTCCTCAGCCCGCGAGGCGGTCGCCGATGCGGTCGGCGCGGAGCTGGAACGCAGCGGCCTGCGCGGCTGGCCGGACGATTTGGACACGCTGCCTCGGGCCGTGCAGAGGGTGGTGGCTGGGCGCGCTGTTCGTGGCTTCCCGGCTTTTGTCGATGCCGGCGACACCGCACAGCTACGGGTGTTCTCCACAGAGGCGCAGCAGCGGTCCGCGCTCGGCCCCGGTATCCGTCGATTGCTGCGCTGCGATGTTCCGTTGCCGGTCAAAGCGGTCGAGCGTGAGCTGGATTCGCGGACACGGCTAATGCTCAAGGCGAATCCGAACGGGACGTTGGCGGCGCTCATCGACGACTGCGCCGACGCCGCGACCGACGCGTTGACGCAGGCACCGGTGTGGACCAGAGACGAGTACATCGCGTTGCGCAACCGGGTGGCCGCCGCGCTGGTGCCGACCACCGTTGACGTGGTTACCCGAGTTGCGCAGGTGCTGGCCGCGGCCCGGGACACCCAAGTGGTGCTGCCGGCGCAGCCGCCGCCCGGCCAGGCCGAGGCGATCGCCGACATCGTCGATCAGCTGGGTGCGCTGCTGGCGCCCGGTTTTGTCACCGCTACCGGTCGCGCGCACCTAGGGGATCTCGTCCGCTACCTGACCGCCGTCCGTCGTCGGGTGGAGCAGCTGCCCCGCGCGTTGCAGGCCGACCGGGAAAAGATGGCACGTGTGCACGCGGTGCAAGATGCCTACCGGGACCTGTTGGCGACCTTGCCTACGGCGCGCCATCGCGACAGCGACGTACGTGACATCGCGCGGCAGATCCAAGAGCTACGGGTGAGTCTGTGGGCTCAGCAGCTCGGTACCCCGCGCCCAGTCAGCGAACAGCGCATCTACCGGGCGATCGACGCGCTACTCGCTTGA